In the Methylophilus sp. 5 genome, one interval contains:
- the gnd gene encoding phosphogluconate dehydrogenase (NAD(+)-dependent, decarboxylating) translates to MKLAMIGLGKMGGNMAARLLRHKIKVVGFDFNTEFVNKLVKDEGLEAATSVADAVGKLEGQKIVWLMLPAGEITEKQIKELIPMLNKGDIIVDGGNSNYKHSQRRGAMLAEQGIGFIDCGTSGGVWGLDNGYCLMYGGEKQYADVLAPYAQALTHADRGWAHVGPVGSGHFTKMIHNGIEYGMMQAFAEGLDLIKGKEDFNLDLAQITELWRHGSVVRSWLLDLTAEALKGDQTLEGIAPYVADSGEGRWTVVEAVEQGVAAPVLTVALQARFRSQDADGYSYKLLSLMRNAFGGHAVKSSK, encoded by the coding sequence ATGAAATTAGCAATGATTGGCTTGGGCAAAATGGGCGGCAACATGGCTGCACGTTTGCTTCGTCACAAAATCAAAGTCGTAGGCTTTGACTTTAATACCGAATTCGTAAACAAATTAGTAAAAGACGAAGGCCTGGAAGCAGCGACCTCAGTGGCTGATGCAGTGGGCAAACTGGAAGGCCAAAAAATCGTCTGGTTGATGTTGCCAGCAGGTGAAATCACCGAAAAACAAATCAAAGAACTGATCCCGATGCTGAACAAAGGCGACATCATCGTCGACGGCGGCAACTCAAACTACAAACACAGCCAACGTCGTGGCGCCATGCTCGCAGAGCAAGGTATCGGCTTTATTGACTGTGGTACTTCTGGTGGTGTTTGGGGCTTGGACAACGGCTACTGCCTGATGTACGGCGGCGAAAAACAATACGCAGACGTATTGGCACCTTATGCACAAGCACTGACTCACGCTGATCGCGGTTGGGCACACGTAGGCCCAGTCGGCTCCGGTCACTTCACCAAAATGATCCATAACGGTATCGAATACGGCATGATGCAAGCGTTTGCTGAAGGCTTGGACCTGATCAAAGGTAAAGAAGACTTCAACCTTGACCTGGCACAAATCACTGAATTGTGGCGCCATGGTTCTGTGGTACGTAGCTGGTTGCTGGACCTGACAGCTGAAGCGTTGAAAGGTGACCAGACTCTGGAAGGCATCGCTCCTTATGTTGCTGACTCCGGTGAAGGTCGCTGGACAGTGGTTGAAGCGGTAGAGCAAGGCGTTGCGGCACCAGTATTGACCGTTGCATTGCAAGCCCGTTTCAGAAGCCAAGATGCTGATGGTTACAGCTACAAGCTGTTGTCATTGATGCGTAATGCCTTTGGCGGTCACGCAGTAAAATCATCTAAGTAA